From Anopheles funestus chromosome 3RL, idAnoFuneDA-416_04, whole genome shotgun sequence, a single genomic window includes:
- the LOC125767291 gene encoding ubiquinol-cytochrome-c reductase complex assembly factor 1 has protein sequence MIRATNRLAGSLYCEVRAGSVVNHLFHPESQTHTGFAYLHGGGNSHLTCRTMQIRQSSTGNGVSTISSKFHDVESNDGFLKRFIKKMGWIDNSSARLRVSSCLLYESVVDNINYAEFFKHFTMPDTFNTWFLITELHVWMLLVRSMAEGAEKGAAGRFLRNCIVETMWNDVTTRAKQLTMDNPSVVRPQIQQLSEQFQAALISYDEGISYDDKALAAALWRRFLGGQCDDYEKLELLVGYVRKQVSMLDQLSRYDFAIKPAIKWIPLIGENRPTKAIPLNV, from the exons ATGATACGCGCTACCAACAGGCTCGCTGGATCG CTCTACTGCGAGGTACGCGCGGGCTCCGTAGTAAACCACCTCTTTCATCCTGAATCCCAGACTCATACCGGCTTTGCGTACCTGCATGGAGGCGGAAACTCCCATTTAACGTGCCGCACCATGCAAATACGACAAAGTTCTACTGGAAACGGTGTTTCTACGATTTCGTCGAAATTTCACGATGTAGAATCCAATGATGGGTTTCTGAAGCGGTTCATAAAGAAGATGGGATGGATTGATAATTCGTCAGCAAGATTGCGTGTGTCCAGTTGTTTACTATACGAATCCGTCGTCGACAACATAAACTACGCGGAGTTTTTCAAACACTTCACCATGCCAGACACATTCAATACCTGGTTTTTGATCACTGAGCTTCACGTGTGGATGTTGCTTGTTCGTTCCATGGCAGAAGGCGCTGAGAAGGGAGCTGCTGGACGATTTTTGCGTAACTGTATCGTTGAAACAATGTGGAACGATGTGACCACACGCGCGAAACAACTGACGATGGATAATCCTTCGGTGGTGCGTCCACAAATACAGCAACTCTCCGAACAGTTTCAGGCCGCCCTCATATCGTACGACGAAGGTATTAGTTACGACGATAAAGCTTTAGCGGCAGCGCTGTGGCGTAGATTTTTGGGTGGACAGTGTGATGATTATGAAAAACTAGAGCTTCTGGTCGGATATGTACGCAAACAG GTTTCAATGCTTGATCAGCTAAGTCGATACGATTTTGCCATCAAACCAGCAATCAAATGGATTCCGCTAATAGGAGAAAATCGACCAACGAAAGCTATACCACTGAATGTGTAG
- the LOC125767285 gene encoding zinc transporter ZIP11 has product MIQGYGSVTQALLGTLLTWGLTALGSGLVVLLRGNQRKSLDISLGFAAGVMIAASFWSLLAPAIELAESSHMYGSKGEFAFIPVAVGFLLGAIFVYGTDKIISYLGINSPTMMIALTHANKDKADIAMDDQVSAEHGRSSYAGVAPNSTDHALAIGMDSFADCLNAQHGSVSRKRRKGSSTVSVKEQSVYTNNSQSQLDAQLSQWKRIMLLVVAITVHNIPEGLAVGVSFGAIGTTESATFEAARNLAIGIGIQNFPEGLAVSLPLHAAGFSLGKSFWYGQLSGMVEPIFGVLGAVAVSLATIILPYALSFAAGAMIYIVADDILPEAHASDNGLIATWGTIAGFVVMMCLDVGLG; this is encoded by the exons ATGATCCAGGGGTACGGATCGGTCACACAAGCCCTACTGGGCACGCTGCTAACATGGGGCCTAACAGCCCTTGGATCGGGATTGGTGGTGCTGCTCCGGGGCAATCAACGGAAATCATTGGACATTTCGCTTGGTTTCGCGGCCGGAGTCATGATCGCGGCATCTTTCTGGTCATTACTGGCTCCGGCAATAGAGCTAGCGGAAAGCTCACATATGTATGGAAGCAAAGGAGAGTTTGCCTTTATCCCCGTGGCTGTGGGATTTTTGTTGGGCGCTATTTTTGTGTATGGCACCGATAAAATCATCTCGTACTTGGGAATCAACAGTCCGACAATGATGATTG caTTGACTCACGCAAACAAAGACAAGGCCGACATTGCTATGGACGATCAAGTCTCTGCTGAACATGGCAGAAGTTCGTACGCTGGAGTGGCCCCAAATTCGACAGATCATGCGTTGGCCATTGGGATGGACAGTTTTGCGGATTGTCTAAACGCACAGCATGGCAGCGTCTCTCGCAAGCGCAGGAAAGGAAGTTCTACGGTATCGGTCAAGGAACAGTCAGTGTATACAAACAATAGCCAAAGTCAGCTGGACGCACAATTATCCCAGTGGAAGCGAATCATGCTGCTTGTGGTGGCCATTACCGTGCACAACATACCGGAAGGTTTGGCCGTGGGCGTCAGTTTCGGAGCAATTGGTACGACAGAATCAGCCACATTCGAGGCAGCACG gaACCTTGCCATCGGCATAGGTATACAGAATTTTCCCGAAGGCTTGGCGGTGAGTCTACCTTTACACGCCGCTGGATTTAGTTTGGGGAAAAGCTTTTGGTATGGGCAGTTGTCCGGTATGGTGGAACCTATATTTGGAGTGCTTGGTGCAGTAGCCGTTAGTCTTGCGACTATCATACTTCCATATGCGCTATCTTTTGCTGCCGGTGCCATGATCTAcattgtagcggatgatattttGCCAGAAGCACATGCAAG cGATAATGGACTTATAGCTACTTGGGGCACGATTGCCGGCTTTGTAGTGATGATGTGTTTAGATGTAGGACTCGGATAG